The proteins below are encoded in one region of Antennarius striatus isolate MH-2024 chromosome 7, ASM4005453v1, whole genome shotgun sequence:
- the si:ch211-191a24.4 gene encoding MARVEL domain-containing protein 3 gives MSRPPRANREGHRERNGEGHRERNGEPRHYRDDDRSSSRPPYYPREADPPPKPHRDVPRVEHHQSTCTNICSRRGIVLICSVLTNSLVLICVVAAHMVTSGLSAAGGLGGFSINSNFNLQGTELQRVRELDAQYSQMRAPGIYGGIAFSLTLGVLSLLFVVAGNKPPHLMSRRLLYGALAFQAGGALAYVVAVGLYLHFIMGVNATEVCEQRERLYARNGYTWMTCDVSGADAAVALFGLITAILYTAGTVLTVQTIRGVRRYQREAGRRQDRARPPRAETTAV, from the exons ATGAGCCGTCCGCCCCGTGCAAACCGGGAGGGCCACCGGGAGAGGAACGGGGAGGGCCACCGGGAGAGGAACGGGGAGCCCCGCCATTACCGGGACGATGACAG GTCCTCCTCCCGGCCCCCGTACTACCCCAGAGAGGCCGACCCGCCCCCCAAGCCCCACCGGGACGTCCCACGGGTGGAGCACCATCAGTCCACCTGCACGAACATTTGCTCCAGGAGAG GAATCGTGCTGATCTGCTCGGTTCTGACCAACAGTCTGGTTCTGATCTGCGTGGTCGCCGCCCACATGGTGACGTCGGGCCTGTCGGCGGCCGGCGGCCTCGGCGGCTTCAGCATCAACTCCAACTTCAACCTGCAGGGCACGGAGCTGCAGCGGGTGCGCGAGCTGGACGCCCAGTACAGCCAGATGAGGGCGCCGGGCATCTACGGGGGCATCGCCTTCAGCCTGACGCTCGGCGTCCTGTCGCTGCTGTTCGTGGTCGCCGGGAACAAACCGCCGCACCTGATGTCCCGGCGGCTCCTGTACGGCGCGCTGGCGTTCCAGGCAGGGGGGGCGCTGGCGTACGTGGTCGCCGTGGGGCTCTACCTGCACTTCATCATGGGGGTGAACGCCACCGAGGTGTGCGAGCAGCGCGAGCGGCTGTACGCCCGCAACGGCTACACCTGGATGACGTGCGACGTGAGCGGGGCGGACGCCGCCGTGGCGCTCTTCGGGCTCATCACCGCCATACTCTACACCGCCGGGACGGTGCTGACGGTCCAGACCATCAGGGGTGTGAGGCGCTACCAGCGGGAGGCGGGGAGGCGTCAGGACCGAGCCCGCCCCCCGAGGGCGGAGACCACCGCCGTGTGA
- the naprt gene encoding nicotinate phosphoribosyltransferase: protein MAVPSGSPCPVMEQHLRDRAPPLLTDLYQFTMAYAYWRAGRHRDTARFELFFRDNPFRGGFTVFAGLHDCLVFLRNFRFTHEDVEFLRSVLPPATDPAFFQYLRDLDCSTVELHAVPDGTVVFARVPLMEVTGPLAVVQLLETGLLCLVNYASLVCTNAARFRLAAGPRRKLLEMGLRRAQGPDGGLTASRYTYIGGFDLTSNVRAGFLFGIPVTGTMAHSYITSFTSLEEVQPHTLMPQNGDSEPVDLIALAKSWLSRISELLEANPRKIHEGELAAFLSYAIAYPTNFLPVIDSYSVSCSGLVNFCAVALALFDLGYKPLGIRLDSGDLCRQSVHVRRVFRLCSERFSVPAFDSLLIVATNNINEQSMTELNEKENEIDSLGVGTHLVTCTEQPSLGCVYKLVEVRGNPRMKICEDPEKSTVPGSKAVYRLTDAEGHPFLDLVCLAAESPPEAGVSRSCYPLSGKDSMITVTPAQVTCLRQEVFVNGQIITPLSSAAETRAKVQTSLQTLHPGHKRLHQPDAYTVALSERLHNLVSEFQRGGSGDGRCVFVN, encoded by the exons ATGGCGGTCCCGTCCGGCtccccgtgtccggtgatggaaCAGCACCTCCGGGACCGGGCCCCCCCGCTCCTCACCGACCTGTACCAGTTCACCATGGCCTACGCGTACTGGCGGGCCGGGCGGCACCGGGACACCGCCCGGTTCGAGCTCTTCTTCCGGGACAACCCGTTCCGCGGCGGCTTCACGGTGTTCGCGGGGCTCCACGACTGTCTGGTGTTCCTGCGTAACTTCCGCTTCACGCACGAAG ATGTGGAGTTCCTGCGTTCTGTGCTGCCCCCCGCCACCGACCCTGCCTTCTTCCAGTACCTACGAGACCTGGACTGCTCCACCGTTGAGCTGCATGCCGTCCCAGATGGCACAGTGGTGTTTGCCAGG GTGCCTCTGATGGAGGTGACTGGTCCGTTGGCTGTGGTCCAGCTGCTGGAGACCGGGTTGCTGTGTCTAGTCAACTACGCCAG TCTGGTGTGCACCAACGCGGCTCGCTTCCGACTGGCGGCCGGACCCAGGAGGAAGCTGCTGGAGATGGGCCTCAGGAGGGCCCAAGGCCCGGATGGAGGTCTGACCGCTTCCCGATACACGTACATCGGAG GGTTCGACCTCACCAGTAACGTTCGAGCCGGATTCCTGTTTGGCATCCCTGTCACGGGAACCATGGCACACTCTTACATCACTTCCTTTACCTCTCTGGAGGAGGTCCAGCCACAT ACCCTGATGCCACAGAACGGCGACAGTGAGCCGGTCGACCTTATCGCGTTGGCGAAGAGCTGGTTGAGTCGCATTTCTGAGCTTCTGGAAGCCAATCCCAGGAAGATCCATGAGGGCGAGTTGGCCGCCTTTTTGTCCTACGCCATTGCCTACCCAACGAACTTCCTGCCTGTGATTGACAGCTACAGCGTTAGCTG CAGCGGTCTGGTGAACTTCTGCGCTGTGGCGTTGGCTCTGTTCGATCTGGGCTACAAGCCTTTAGGCATCCGTCTGGACAGCGGAGACCTGTGCAGGCAGTCGGTTCACGTCCGCCGTGTCTTCAGACTCTGCAGCGAGCG CTTCTCCGTCCCTGCGTTCGATTCGCTTCTCATTGTTGCGACCAATAACATCAACGAGCAGAGCATGACGGAACTGAACGAGAAG GAGAACGAGATCGATTCACTCGGCGTCGGAACACATCTGGTCACCTGCACTGAACAACCGTCGCTGGGCTGCGTGTACAAA CTGGTGGAAGTGAGGGGGAACCCGAGGATGAAGATCTGCGAGGACCCAGAAAAGAGCACCGTCCCTGGGAGCAAAGCCGTTTACAGACTAACGGACGCCGAGG GACATCCCTTTCTGGATCTGGTGTGTCTTGCGGCAGAGTCCCCTCCAGAGGCGGGGGTCTCTCGGAGCTGTTACCCCCTGAGTGGAAAGGACTCCATGATCACAGTCACCCCCGCTCAGGTCACCTGTCTGCGCCAGGAAGTGTTCGTCAATGGACAG ATCATAACCCCCCTGAGCAGTGCTGCCGAAACCAGAGCAAAGGTCCAGACCTCCCTCCAGACTTTGCACCCTGGACACAAGAGGCTGCACCAGCCAGACGCTTACACG GTGGCGCTGTCAGAGAGGCTCCACAATCTGGTGTCAGAGTTTCAAAGAGGAGGCTCGGGTGACGGCAGATGTGTCTTTGTCAACTAA
- the c7h8orf82 gene encoding UPF0598 protein C8orf82 homolog: MFILRAAVLRRRPVSALRCLRAGHTASRATAAYLQGQSPEPRIREYFYYMDHQGQLFLDDTKVKNFVTCFKDKHFLVFFFSRLRSNQSGRYEEDFPFLSLCGRERNFLRCDDRPVVFTHLLQDPPGHEGERELLSYCGGAEKLSVPFRPEALYMHPVSGRVYHPCSDRGGGVGLVRSALAIELSPSFVYAQDDAQSGQPTHFLWGGRTLKLTNELEGLLCAGNRGMGHQGGLG; the protein is encoded by the exons ATGTTCATCCTCCGGGCCGCGGTTCTCCGCCGCAGACCCGTGTCCGCTCTGCGCTGCCTGCGAGCCGGCCACACCGCCTCCAGAGCCACCGCCGCGTACCTCCAGGGCCAAAGCCCCGAACCGCGGATCCGCGAGTACTTCTACTAcatggaccaccaggggcag CTCTTCCTGGATGACACCAAAGTGAAGAACTTCGTCACCTGCTTCAAAG ATAAACACTTCCTGGTCTTCTTCTTTAGTCGGCTGCGGTCCAATCAGAGTGGTCGTTACGAGGAGGACTTCCCCTTCCTGTCGCTGTGCGGCAGGGAGAGGAACTTCCTGCGCTGCGACGACCGTCCTGTGGTCTTCACCCACCTGCTCCAGGACCCGCCCGGACACGAGGGCGAGCGGGAGCTGCTGTCCTACTGCGGGGGTGCGGAGAAGTTGAGCGTCCCGTTCCGCCCGGAGGCGCTCTACATGCATCCCGTCAGCGGGCGGGTGTACCACCCCTGCTCGGACCGTGGGGGGGGTGTCGGCCTGGTCAGGTCGGCGCTGGCCATCGAGCTCAGCCCCTCTTTTGTTTATGCTCAAGACGACGCCCAATCAGGACAGCCAACCCACTTTCTCTGGGGAGGGCGTACACTCAAACTGACCAATGAGCTTGAAGGACTACTTTGTGCTGGGAATCGGGGAATGGGGCACCAGGGGGGACTGGGATAA
- the LOC137598793 gene encoding PH domain leucine-rich repeat-containing protein phosphatase 1-like — protein MESVRETEPGSTFPAPQGAPDPGSDANPAKPSGLPPLSAGRRPSIGEDDGGGGGAEAKLFAKGLAATSLLQIAIRNGIYQNQAANALGGAAKHLNMPPVKTPGSGGSGGAASVNSLLGRRRQRHRRNRSLGAPPTSSGSPGAADAATAAAPSPLSTLSLDRRTFLRQRQTKQLQPADRSWVRADPRRGCVHVHDWLTPSYPRPVLCSVDTTAGEVAARLEGGKAGAVLRITGRTPTSADVNGGCDVMSGQVDDAGSLGDAAGFGTPGVLDDHTASNSSSEVYLSDIGTDPDPGLGGWCSGSDLESSTCEDAELHDSLSDGPGPATDSSVPSPTCDSAPEDPDPFESSSDEVDPAPVDPHVLIEPPLKCPSSSQTRPLTSLAPTQPDPEPPGGSGGSGWPRPGAARPGPALFVQLHGGAVRRLEDDERPLRILNEYLSNLGYEDPRRVQGEGMNPEVGCLIRFYFGKPRSAGGAERAQLSGVFNVRKGKLALPASRWSRRQVTLSGTCLIVSSARHAHTGKMHILPLIGGKVEEVRRHAHCLAFSSAAPQSRAYFVSYESYGERLRWQRTASKVASQRISSADLSCCSLEEVPTQLFYSHDLTHLNLKSNFLSPQRGVAALSRFCHLRSLSLSSNGLTAFPPALCHMASLTELNLSGNRLSALPADVGGMSSLQTLLLDGNALSDLPVELGSLGGLTYLGLSFNRFTCVPPVLERLGGLERLCLAGNQLGGLELAALQWLPVRHVDLRLNRLRAVTGGPPEQLIHVTQLDLRDGGLQELDVRPLRRLELLRCDRNALRRLQVAAEALRGLHAAHNELEQLEVDPAPELLSVLDVSWNRLGGVPEWVCDCPRLEVLDVSHNGVTELPVRLMSGGGLRKLLAGWNQLGRLAERLERPLLEVLDLQHNRLTELPPDLFIKAQSLRYLNVSANRLESLPAASQSEDGSSSLEELYATNNRLTERCVPPLTGHTRLRVLHLAFNQLQSFTCSKLARLEQLEELDLSGNRLRAVPPALLCCRRLHSLAAHSNAIDSAPEVLQLPDIKCVDLSCNELTGVTLPETPPPKLQEFDLTGNQRLNLDHRSLELLNNIRCLRVDPSPSAPCVNERHGTPAVWRHGYTEASGVRNKLCVAALALDGFCGIREALYGVFDGDRNVEVPYLLQCTMGDVLAEELQRGEGDHMTNTFLTTHRKLGTAGQRMGGAAALCHIRHAPLAPGGCFTLTAANVGRCGAVLCRDGRAVPLSHTHTVQEEAEYQRVRRHNAIITEDNKVSGVTDATRMMGYAFLCPSVTPKPHVATVTLTPQDEFFILGSRGLWEMLSPGEAVEAVRNVPDALAAAKKLVTLAQGGGCGDSLSAVVVQLSITEDCCGFCEPPPPPPSPGLSGTHPYEGGGAVLPPPPSSGTASELSEFSTSEMSSEVGSTASSDEPPLPVEPPPPPPHPLQQGRAGARRPAPGGGALLRQLSGALSEDEEPIAGVFSNGSRVEVEADVHCLRRHDDDPSPGLDRDAPPTTSGTLGRRGRANGSVACRGRNQDLIEEAGDAPVRKQGGGYFNAPPQPDPDDQLIIPPELEEEVRQIIQQQQELHAFQKPPCFFTPL, from the exons ATGGAAAGTGTGAGGGAAACCGAGCCGGGATCAACTTTCCCGGCACCGCAGGGGGCTCCCGATCCGGGGAGCGACGCTAATCCCGCCAAACCGAGCGGATTACCACCGCTGTCCGCGGGAAGGAGACCCTCCATCGGGGAGGatgacggcggcggcggcggcgcggaGGCGAAGCTGTTCGCGAAGGGGCTGGCGGCCACCTCCCTCCTCCAGATCGCGATCCGGAACGGGATCTACCAGAACCAGGCCGCCAACGCGCTCGGCGGCGCGGCCAAACACCTCAACATGCCTCCGGTGAAAACGCCCGgcagcggcggcagcggcggcgccGCTTCCGTCAACTCTCTGCTGGGCAGGAGGCGGCAGCGGCACCGGCGGAACCGCTCGCTCGGGGCGCCGCCGACCAGCAGCGGCTCCCCCGGCGCAGCCGACGCGgccaccgccgccgccccgTCCCCGCTGAGCACCCTCAGCCTGGACCGGAGGACGTTCCTCCGGCAGAGGCAGACCAAGCAGCTCCAGCCGGCCGACAGGAGCTGGGTGAGGGCGGACCCCCGGAGGGGCTGCGTCCACGTCCACGACTGGCTCACGCCCTCCTACCCGCGGCCGGTGCTCTGCTCGGTGGACACCACCGCCGGAGAGGTGGCCGCCCGGCTGGAGGGGGGCAAAGCAGGGGCGGTGCTGAGGATTACCGGCCGGACCCCCACGTCAGCTGATGTTAACGGTGGTTGTGACGTCATGAGCGGGCAGGTGGATGACGCGGGGAGTCTCGGTGACGCCGCGGGTTTCGGGACACCCGGGGTGCTGGATGACCACACGGCCAGCAACTCGTCCTCGGAGGTCTACCTGAGCGACATCGGGACGGACCCGGACCCGGGGTTGGGGGGCTGGTGCTCCGGGTCGGACCTGGAGAGCAGCACCTGTGAGGACGCGGAGCTCCACGACTCCCTCAGCGACGGTCCGGGCCCGGCCACGGACTCCTCGGTGCCGAGCCCGACCTGCGACAGCGCCCCCGAGGATCCGGACCCGTTCGAGAGCTCCTCGGATGAAGTGGACCCCGCCCCGGTGGATCCCCACGTGCTGATCGAGCCTCCCCTTAAATGCCCCAGCAGCTCCCAGACCCGCCCCCTCACCAGCCTGGCCCCCACCCAGCCTGACCCGGAGCCCCCTGGAGGGAGCGGGGGCAGCGGCTGGCCGCGGCCGGGCGCAGCGCGTCCCGGACCGGCTCTGTTCGTGCAGCTGCACGGGGGGGCCGTGCGCCGCCTGGAGGACGACGAGCGGCCGCTGCGGATCCTCAACGAGTACCTGAGCAACCTGGGGTACGAGGACCCCCGGAGGGTCCAGGGGGAGGGCATGAACCCGGAAGTGGGCTGCCTCATCCGGTTCTACTTCG ggAAGCCCCGGAGCGCGGGCGGGGCCGAGCGCGCGCAGCTGTCCGGCGTGTTCAACGTGAGGAAGGGGAAGCTGGCGCTGCCGGCGAGCCGCTGGTCGCGGCGTCAGGTGACGCTGAGCGGCACCTGCCTCATCGTGTCGTCGGCGAGACACGCCCACACCGGAAAGATGCACATCCTGCCTCTGATTGGCGGAAAG GTGGAGGAAGTGCGGCGCCACGCCCACTGCCTCGCCTTCAGCTCGGCGGCGCCTCAGAGCCGCGCCTACTTCGTCAGCTACGAGTCGTACGGCGAGCGTCTGCGCTGGCAGAGGACCGCCTCCAAGGTGGCGTCCCAGCGAATCAGCTCGGCCGACCTGTCCTGCTGCAGCCTGGAGGAAGTGCCGACTCAGCTGTTCTACAGCCACGACCTCACGCACCTCAACCTGAAGAGCAACTTCCTGTCGCCGCAGAGGGGCGTCGCCGCCCTCTCCAG GTTCTGCCACCTGCGGAGCCTCAGTCTGTCCAGTAACGGCCTGACGGCGTTCCCGCCGGCGCTGTGTCACATGGCGTCGCTGACGGAGCTCAACCTGTCCGGGAACCGGCTGTCGGCGCTGCCCGCGGACGTAGGAGGCATGAgcag cCTGCAGACGCTCCTCCTGGACGGGAACGCCCTCAGCGACCTGCCGGTGGAGCTTGGCTCCCTGGGGGGGCTGACCTACCTGGGCCTCTCCTTCAACCGCTTCACCTGCGTCCCCCCCGTCCTGGAGAggctgggggggctggagaGGCTCTGTCTGGCGGGGAACCAGCTGGGGGGGCTGGAGCTCGCCGCCCTGCAGTGGCTCCCCGTCCGCCACGTCGACCTGCG GCTGAACCGGCTCCGGGCCGTGACGGGGGGGCCCCCGGAGCAGCTAATCCACGTGACCCAGCTGGACCTGAGGGACGGGGGGCTGCAGGAGCTGGACGTCCGGCCGCTGCGCCGGCTGGAGCTGCTGCGCTGCGACCGCAACGCCCTGCGCCGCCTGCAGGTGGCGGCGGAGGCGCTGAGGGGGCTCCACGCCGCTCACAACg agctggagcagctggaggtcGACCCGGCGCCGGAGCTCCTGAGCGTTCTGGACGTTTCCTG GAACCGGCTGGGGGGCGTTCCTGAATGGGTGTGCGACTGCCCCCGCTTGGAGGTCCTGGACGTCAGCCACAACGGCGTGACGGAGCTGCCCGTACG gCTGATGTCCGGCGGGGGCCTCAGGAAGCTGCTGGCGGGGTGGAACCAGCTGGGGCGGCTGGCGGAGCGGCtggagcgccccctgctggaggttCTGGACCTGCAGCACAACCGGCTGACGGAGCTCCCCCCCGACCTGTTCATCAAGGCTCAGAG CTTGAGGTACCTGAACGTCTCGGCCAATCGGCTGGAGAGCCTCCCGGCCGCCAGCCAATCGGAGGACGGCTCCAGCAGCCTGGAGGAGCTGTACGCCACCAACAACAGGCTGACGGAGAGGTGTGTCCCCCCGCTGACGGGCCACACCCGCCTCAGGGTGCTGCACCTGGCCTTCAACCAGCTGCAGAGCTTCACCTGCAG TAAATTGGCGCggctggagcagctggaggagctggacctGAGCGGGAACCGGCTGCGGGCGGTGCCCCCCGCCCTCCTGTGCTGCCGCCGGCTGCACTCGCTCGCCGCCCACTCCAACGCCATTGACTCCGCCCCCGAGGTGCTGCAGCTGCCCGACATCAAG TGCGTCGACTTGAGCTGCAACGAGCTGACGGGGGTCACCCTCCCCGAGACGCCGCCGCCGAAGCTGCAGGAGTTCGACCTGACGGGGAACCAACGCCTGAACCTGGACCACCGCAGCCTGGAGCTGCTCAA TAACATCCGGTGCCTCCGGGTCGACCCGTCGCCGTCGGCGCCCTGCGTGAACGAGCGTCACGGGACGCCGGCGGTCTGGAGACACGGCTACACGGAGGCGTCGGGCGTCCGGAACAA GCTGTGCGTGGCGGCGCTGGCGCTGGACGGCTTCTGCGGGATCCGCGAGGCGCTGTACGGCGTGTTCGACGGCGACCGCAACGTGGAGGTGCCCTACCTGCTGCAATGCACCATGGGAGATGTGCTCGCCGAGGAGCTGCAGCGGGGGGAGGGGGACCACATGACCAACACCTTCCTCACCACGCACAG GAAGCTGGGCACCGCCGGTCAGAGGATGGGCGGGGCCGCGGCGCTGTGTCACATCCGACACGCCCCTTTGGCGCCCGGCGGCTGCTTCACGCTAACGGCCGCTAACGTGGGGCGCTGCGGCGCCGTCCTGTGCCGCGACGGCAGGGCGGTGCCGCTGTCCCACACCCACACCGTCCAGGAGGAGGCGGAGTACCAGAGGGTCCGGCGCCACAACGCCATCATCACCGAG GATAACAAAGTCAGCGGCGTGACGGACGCCACCCGGATGATGGGGTACGCCTTCCTGTGTCCGTCCGTCACCCCCAAGCCCCACGTCGCCACGGTGACGCTCACGCCTCAAGACGAGTTCTTCATCCTGGGCAGCAGGGGATTGTGGGAGATGCTGTCCCCCGGGGAGGCGGTGGAGGCGGTGCGGAACGTTCCGGACGCTCTGGCGGCCGCCAAGAAGCTGGTGACGCTGGCGCAGGGGGGGGGCTGCGGCGACAGCCTGAGCGCCGTGGTGGTGCAGCTGAGCATCACCGAGGACTGCTGCGGCTTCTgcgagccgccgccgccgccccccagCCCGGGTCTGTCCGGCACCCACCCGTAcgaagggggcggggccgtgctgccgccgccgccctcCTCGGGGACGGCGAGCGAGCTGAGCGAGTTCAGCACATCGGAGATGAGCAGCGAGGTGGGGTCCACCGCGTCCTCCGACGAGCCGCCGCTCCCGGTCGAGCCCCCGCCCCCACCGCCGCACCCCCTCCAGCAGGGGCGGGCTGGCGCTCGGAGGCCCGCCCCCGGAGGCGGGGCCTTGCTGAGGCAGCTGTCCGGCGCTCTGTCGGAGGACGAGGAGCCCATCGCCGGCGTCTTCTCCAACGGCAGCCGCGTGGAGGTGGAGGCCGACGTCCACTGCCTGCGTCGCCACGACGACGACCCCTCCCCCGGCCTCGACAGGGACGCCCCCCCGACGACGTCGGGGACTCTGGGGCGCCGCGGCCGCGCCAACGGCTCCGTGGCGTGCCGGGGGCGGAACCAGGACCTCATCGAGGAGGCGGGCGACGCCCCCGTTAGGAAACAGGGGGGGGGCTACTTCAACGCGCCCCCCCAGCCCGACCCCGACGACCAGCTGATCATCCCGccggagctggaggaggaggtccGGCAGatcatccagcagcagcaggagctgcACGCCTTCCAGAAGCCCCCGTGCTTCTTCACCCCCCTGTGA